A section of the Thermoanaerobaculia bacterium genome encodes:
- a CDS encoding alanine racemase — protein sequence MVEADCGAHSLRRAWVEIDLAALRHNYRHLAGLVAPAKILAVVKADAYGHGAVAVARALEAEGGEQLAGFAVATAEEAIELRASGVASEIVVLSPLPPEAASVLQRHRLTPVISSLESLQALKAFSKGCGWVAPLHLKFDTGMTRLGI from the coding sequence TTGGTTGAAGCCGACTGCGGGGCGCACTCGCTGCGCCGAGCCTGGGTCGAGATCGACCTCGCGGCCCTCCGCCACAACTACCGCCACCTCGCCGGGCTCGTCGCCCCGGCGAAGATCCTCGCCGTCGTCAAGGCCGACGCCTACGGGCACGGCGCGGTCGCCGTCGCCCGGGCGCTCGAGGCCGAGGGGGGCGAGCAGCTCGCCGGCTTCGCCGTCGCCACCGCCGAGGAGGCGATCGAGCTGCGAGCCTCGGGTGTCGCTTCAGAGATCGTCGTGCTTTCGCCGTTGCCCCCGGAAGCCGCTTCCGTCCTGCAGCGTCACCGCCTGACTCCAGTCATTTCCAGTCTCGAGAGCCTCCAGGCTCTCAAAGCCTTCAGTAAAGGGTGTGGGTGGGTAGCGCCACTGCACCTCAAGTTCGACACCGGGATGACGCGCCTCGGTATC
- the dnaB gene encoding replicative DNA helicase gives MLELLKPPKSMPQSEESERAVLAAVLLDPRLLPSVSGRLKAEDFHTERHRLIYAVMLELQEVQVSIDLRTVQAKLEQKAALESAGGLAYLAGLDVDLPDLGRFEHYVEIVKERSVRRRLIDVCRDITRECLDGGVDAQKALDHAESSIMALGEEAIRRGFVPFDRIIEETLEMLEENPGSALTGVPSGFIDYDRYTHGLGRGTLIIIGGRPGMGKTSFALNIASHVAIREKKTVGIFSLEMGQQELALRILCAEADVHFSRIRSGHLSQQQWVKVVQKMAEIGKAPMFIDDSAAPTLLEVASKARRLKAEKGLEVLVVDYLQLMQAGGRFENRNLEISAITRAFKQLAKELDIPIILLSQLSRASEKRGGDHRPVLSDLRESGSIEQDADLVAFIYRDEIYNKEDPSVRGLAELIIAKHRNGETGTVNLVFKGETTRFHSYDGSHAGSDVG, from the coding sequence ATGCTGGAGCTTCTCAAGCCCCCGAAGTCGATGCCGCAGAGCGAAGAGTCGGAGCGCGCCGTGCTGGCCGCGGTGCTGCTCGATCCGCGGCTGCTGCCTTCGGTCTCCGGCCGCCTCAAGGCGGAGGACTTCCACACCGAGCGCCACCGGCTGATCTACGCCGTGATGCTCGAGCTGCAGGAGGTCCAGGTCTCGATCGACCTGCGCACCGTGCAGGCGAAACTCGAGCAGAAAGCGGCGCTCGAGAGCGCCGGCGGCCTCGCTTACCTCGCGGGTCTCGACGTCGACCTGCCGGATCTGGGCCGCTTCGAGCACTACGTCGAGATCGTCAAGGAGCGATCGGTCCGGCGGCGGCTGATCGACGTCTGCCGGGACATCACCCGCGAGTGCCTCGACGGCGGGGTCGACGCGCAGAAGGCGCTCGACCACGCCGAGTCCTCGATCATGGCGCTCGGCGAAGAGGCGATCCGCCGCGGCTTCGTGCCGTTCGACCGCATCATCGAGGAGACCCTCGAGATGCTCGAGGAGAACCCCGGTTCCGCCCTCACCGGCGTGCCGTCCGGGTTCATCGACTACGACAGGTACACCCACGGTCTCGGCAGGGGGACGCTGATCATCATCGGCGGCCGCCCGGGCATGGGCAAGACCAGCTTCGCGCTCAACATCGCCTCGCACGTCGCGATCCGCGAGAAGAAGACGGTGGGGATCTTCTCGCTCGAAATGGGGCAGCAGGAGCTCGCGCTGCGCATTCTCTGCGCCGAGGCCGACGTCCACTTCTCACGCATCCGCTCGGGGCACCTGTCGCAGCAGCAGTGGGTCAAGGTCGTGCAGAAGATGGCCGAGATCGGCAAGGCGCCGATGTTCATCGACGACTCGGCTGCGCCGACCCTCCTCGAGGTCGCCTCCAAGGCGCGGCGGTTGAAGGCGGAGAAGGGCCTCGAAGTCCTGGTGGTGGACTACCTCCAGCTCATGCAGGCCGGCGGCCGCTTCGAGAACCGCAACCTCGAGATCTCGGCGATCACCCGGGCCTTCAAGCAGCTCGCCAAGGAGCTCGACATCCCGATCATCCTGCTGTCGCAGCTCTCGCGCGCATCGGAGAAGCGGGGCGGGGACCACCGGCCGGTGCTCTCGGACCTCCGGGAATCGGGCTCGATCGAGCAGGACGCCGACCTCGTGGCCTTCATCTACCGCGACGAGATCTACAACAAGGAGGATCCCTCGGTGCGCGGCCTCGCCGAGTTGATCATCGCGAAGCACCGGAACGGGGAGACCGGCACCGTCAATCTGGTCTTCAAGGGCGAGACGACGCGATTCCACAGCTACGATGGCAGCCACGCCGGGAGCGACGTTGGTTGA
- a CDS encoding DUF4440 domain-containing protein: MRRIWAVVGICLAVGSGLAVAQGAKVDRAAEEAALRALDKAWSEAANRKDLDATVAFMAEDGETLAPNEPVARTKEAIRASWNGLMQLPDAKISWQAERAQVAESGELGYTSGSYSLSFTGPDGKTVTDKGKYLEVWKKVDGKWKCLSDAYNSSIPLPQP, from the coding sequence ATGCGACGGATTTGGGCCGTGGTGGGGATCTGTCTGGCGGTTGGAAGTGGTCTCGCGGTGGCGCAGGGGGCGAAGGTCGACAGGGCGGCGGAGGAGGCGGCGCTGCGGGCATTGGACAAGGCCTGGTCGGAGGCGGCCAACCGCAAGGATCTGGACGCCACGGTCGCTTTCATGGCCGAAGACGGCGAGACGCTGGCGCCCAATGAGCCGGTGGCGCGCACCAAGGAGGCCATCCGCGCCTCGTGGAACGGGCTGATGCAGCTTCCCGATGCCAAGATCTCCTGGCAGGCCGAGCGCGCCCAAGTGGCGGAGAGCGGCGAGCTGGGCTACACCAGCGGCTCCTACAGCCTGAGCTTCACCGGCCCCGACGGCAAGACGGTGACCGACAAAGGCAAGTACCTCGAGGTCTGGAAGAAGGTGGACGGGAAGTGGAAGTGCCTGTCGGACGCCTATAACTCCAGCATTCCGCTGCCGCAGCCCTAA
- a CDS encoding PilZ domain-containing protein: protein MAHAEDTARGLRRILAVGLEPALYGRIEALLNRSYFEVDKVPRGENGRVLCAAIAFDLVLVRYPLPDIDVTDLLAALRLPASPCENSQILLLADEPRLFQAERLVGQGANAAVATDKTGEFLSGFAAQLLAVAPRVASRMMVRLQARIGDGEHQAFCQTYDISRSGMFVRTDSIYSLGSMVEFELLLPEEREAVVGRADVVRHSAGGAGKPDGIGLRYIDFRSGSEARLTAFLGRAPASSAP from the coding sequence GTGGCCCACGCGGAGGATACGGCGCGCGGCCTGCGGCGGATCCTGGCGGTGGGCCTGGAGCCGGCGCTCTACGGCCGGATCGAAGCGCTGCTGAATCGTTCGTATTTCGAAGTCGACAAGGTGCCGCGCGGCGAGAACGGGCGAGTCCTCTGTGCTGCGATCGCCTTCGACCTGGTGCTGGTGCGGTATCCCCTGCCCGATATCGACGTCACCGACCTGCTCGCTGCCCTGCGATTGCCGGCGTCGCCGTGCGAGAACAGCCAGATTCTGCTCCTCGCGGATGAGCCGCGGCTGTTCCAGGCCGAGAGACTGGTGGGCCAGGGGGCCAATGCGGCCGTCGCGACCGACAAGACCGGGGAGTTCCTGAGCGGCTTCGCCGCCCAGCTGCTCGCGGTGGCGCCGAGGGTCGCCTCGCGGATGATGGTGCGGCTCCAGGCGCGGATCGGCGACGGCGAGCACCAGGCCTTCTGCCAGACCTACGACATCTCGCGGAGCGGCATGTTCGTGCGCACCGACTCGATCTACTCCCTCGGCTCGATGGTGGAGTTCGAGCTCCTGCTTCCGGAGGAGCGCGAAGCCGTCGTCGGGAGGGCCGACGTCGTGCGTCATTCCGCTGGCGGAGCGGGCAAACCCGACGGCATCGGCCTGCGCTACATCGACTTTCGCTCCGGCAGCGAAGCACGGCTGACCGCCTTTCTCGGTCGTGCGCCGGCATCTTCCGCGCCGTAG
- a CDS encoding sel1 repeat family protein has translation MRRSRILKFAAWGFVSTLAAASGAPRTLAELQSEAAKGSTQAQHELAERYREGDGVAKDPGAALQWERRAAAGGLALAQNELGIAFELGESVGADAAEAVKWYRLAAEQGLDLGEFNLARMYAAGTGVPQDDREAASWSRLAAVQGLREAQYFLGVAVIAGHGVPMDERAGVYWIRLAADQGLEVAQVHLGACYAQGIGVPLDMVEAAGWYRRAAENGSAEGHYRLARCYLHGRGVAQDLDAAMGSFRRAAALGDQDALVDIGVMYSHGEGVRVDKQEAVKWYRLAADQGNADGQFNLGVAYARGESVAKDEREAARLYRLAAEQGNARAQLNLGLALTTGRGTPKDPKAGADWFRRSAEQGNARAQYLLGSAYARGFGAPHDDAEALRWLRRGAEGGFVQAQVELGERSHLGSGMPRDDAEAAKWYRLAGGHGNVRSLYRLGEMYAHGDGVSRDEREAYMHYYLAAALGDRMSAVQRDRLVASWTAEAQASARTEAQHRLDHLRSIVASDAAGER, from the coding sequence ATGCGCCGATCTCGCATTCTGAAGTTCGCGGCTTGGGGGTTCGTTTCGACGCTGGCAGCCGCTTCCGGTGCGCCGCGCACGCTCGCTGAGCTCCAGTCGGAGGCGGCGAAGGGGAGTACGCAAGCGCAGCACGAGCTCGCCGAGCGGTACCGCGAGGGCGACGGCGTGGCGAAGGACCCAGGGGCGGCGCTCCAGTGGGAGCGTCGGGCGGCGGCGGGAGGTCTGGCGCTCGCGCAAAACGAACTCGGGATCGCTTTCGAGCTCGGTGAGAGCGTCGGCGCGGACGCCGCCGAAGCCGTGAAGTGGTACCGGTTGGCGGCCGAGCAGGGGCTGGACCTGGGCGAGTTCAACCTCGCCAGGATGTACGCCGCGGGCACGGGCGTGCCCCAGGACGACCGCGAGGCCGCGAGCTGGTCCCGTCTCGCCGCCGTGCAGGGGCTCAGGGAGGCGCAGTACTTTCTCGGGGTCGCCGTGATCGCCGGTCACGGAGTTCCCATGGACGAGCGCGCAGGCGTGTACTGGATTCGCCTTGCCGCCGACCAGGGACTCGAGGTTGCGCAGGTGCACCTCGGCGCGTGCTACGCCCAGGGTATCGGAGTTCCACTGGACATGGTCGAGGCCGCCGGTTGGTACCGCCGGGCGGCAGAGAACGGATCGGCGGAGGGCCACTATCGTCTGGCCAGGTGCTATCTGCATGGGCGGGGAGTGGCGCAGGACCTTGACGCGGCGATGGGCTCGTTTCGTCGCGCGGCCGCGCTCGGAGACCAGGATGCCCTGGTCGACATCGGCGTGATGTACAGCCATGGCGAGGGTGTACGGGTCGACAAGCAGGAGGCCGTGAAGTGGTATCGCCTCGCGGCGGACCAGGGGAATGCGGACGGACAATTCAATCTGGGTGTGGCCTATGCGCGCGGCGAGTCGGTTGCCAAGGACGAGCGCGAGGCGGCGAGGTTGTACCGCCTCGCGGCCGAACAGGGGAACGCCCGGGCGCAGCTCAATCTGGGGCTTGCCCTGACGACCGGAAGGGGTACTCCCAAGGACCCGAAAGCGGGAGCGGACTGGTTTCGCCGTTCCGCCGAGCAGGGCAACGCACGGGCGCAGTATCTCCTCGGCTCGGCCTATGCTCGCGGCTTCGGCGCCCCGCACGACGACGCCGAGGCGCTGCGTTGGCTGCGCCGCGGGGCCGAGGGAGGGTTCGTCCAGGCGCAGGTTGAGCTCGGCGAGAGGTCTCACCTGGGGAGCGGAATGCCCAGGGATGATGCCGAGGCAGCGAAGTGGTACCGGCTCGCCGGCGGGCACGGAAACGTCCGCTCTCTCTATCGTCTCGGCGAGATGTACGCGCATGGCGACGGCGTCTCACGCGACGAGCGCGAGGCCTACATGCACTACTACCTTGCAGCTGCACTTGGCGATCGGATGAGTGCCGTCCAGCGCGATCGCTTGGTCGCGAGCTGGACAGCGGAGGCGCAGGCCTCGGCGCGCACCGAAGCGCAGCACCGGCTCGATCACCTGCGCTCGATTGTGGCAAGTGACGCAGCCGGGGAGCGCTGA